DNA sequence from the Streptomyces sp. NBC_01497 genome:
CTTCTCGATGGAGCGCCGGTACTCGTCGAGGGTGGTCGCCCCGATGACGTGCAGTTCACCTCGGGCGAGAGCGGGCTTGAGGATGTTGCCCGCGTCCATGGAGCCGCTCTCGCCGCCTCCGCCGGCGCCGACCACGGTGTGCAGCTCGTCGATGAAGACGATCAGCTCGTCCGAGTGCGCGCGGATCTCCGAGACGATGTTGTTGAGGCGCTCTTCGAAGTCGCCGCGGTAGCGGGTGCCGGCGACGACGCCGCTGATGTCCAGGGCGACGACCCGGCGGCCGGTGAGGATGTCGGGCACGTCGTTGTCGGCGATGCGCTGGGCCAGGCCTTCGACGATCGCGGTCTTGCCGACGCCCGCCTCACCGATGAGCACCGGGTTGTTCTTACCGCGGCGGGACAGGATCTCGATGGTCTGCTCGATCTCGTGGTCCCGGCCGATCACCGGGTCGATACGGCCCTGTGCGGCCATCCCGGTCAGGTCGTGCCCGTAGCGGTCGAGCGTGGGCGTGTCACCCCCGCCCGCCGCCGGGCCGGGACGCTGCTCGGCGCCGGTCTCCGGGAGGCCGCCGCCCGCCGCGCCGGCGCCGGGCGGGGGCACCTGGCCGGGGGAGAAGCGGGACGAGCGGAGGATGTGGCCGGCCGCGGAGTCGGGGTTCGAGGCGAGCGCGGCCAGGACGTGTTCGGGTCCGATGTATCCCGCGCCGCCGGCCCGGGCGAGCTCCCGGGCGTCGAGCAGGGCCCGCTTGACGGCCGGCGTCACCGCGAGCGACGTCGGCTGGGGCCTCGCGTCAGGACCGGATTCGGCCGGTCCCACCCGCCGGTCGATCTCGTCGGCGATGCGGTCGGGATCCGCTCCCGAGCGCTCCAGCAGCCCCCGCGTGGGCTCGACGCCGAGGGCGGCCCGCAGTAGGTGCTCGGTGTCCAGGTCGTTGCTGCCGCGCTGCGCGGCGTACGTCGCGGCGTCCACCACCAGCTGGCGAGCGGGCTCGCTCATCAGCCGGTTGATGTCGACCGGCTGGGGACCCCTCCCGGGGCCGCTCCCGAGGAAGCGCCCCAGGAAATCTCCGAACGGGTCCGGACCGTACGCTCCCGGACCTGAGAAACCGTTGCTCATGGCCGTCCCATCCGTCGTGTGCGGCTTGCGGGCCAGTCGCCCCTGCGAGCGACGGACACCCGCTACGCGTTCCCAAAATCCGGACGGACATACGCCCCATAACGGTCCTATGGTCGATCCGTGTCGCCGGAGCCCGCTTTTCCCGCGGCAGGTCGTACCCAGCGTGATCATCAGCGTGATCATCACGTACGGGAAAGGCGAGGGGACGGGGCTGGCCAGCGCGAGTGGACGGCACACCGGCGGTGGTGTGCTCCGACCCCGATGCCCCGCTTCCCCGTCGCCCCGCCGCAGCCGGCACTTCCCGCCCGTCACGAGCGGCGGTGGTAGGAACCCGGGGTGTACCCGAAAGCGCGGTGGAAGACGTCGATGAAGGCGCTGGCGGAGGCCCAGCCGCAGCGGTGGGCGATGGTGGTGACAGGGAGTCCGTCGGCCAGCATCCGCAGTGCGTGGTAGAGGCGCAACTGCGTACGCCACTGCGGGAAGGTCATGCCCAGTTCGGCCTGGAACAGCCGGCTGAGCGTGCGCTCGCCGACACCGGCTGCCGCCGCCAGCGCCGCCAGGGTCCGAGGGTCCGCCGGGTCGTCGCGCAGCATCCGGCAGACGGCCGACAGCCTGGGTTCGACGGGGGTAGGCAGTTGGACCGGCTGGTGCGGCGAGGCTCGCAGCTGGTCGCAGAGGACGGCTCGCAGCCGACGTCTCTCGGGGCTGTCGTCGTGCCCGTGCCGGGTGCAGACGACGATCAGTTCCCGCAGCAGTGGGCCGACGGTCAGGGCGGTGGGACTGCTCAGGCCGAGGGGGCTGTCGCTGACCGGCAGCCCCAACAGGTGCAGGTCGAGGTGCCCGTGCGCCTGATGGGTGTGGACGGTTCCCGCCGGGATCCAGATGGCGCGTGTCCTCGGGGCGAACCAGGTGCCGCGGTCGGTTGTGACGGCGACGACCCCGGAGCCCGCGTAGACGATCTGGTGGTCGTCATGACGGTGTGCGTCGATGATCTCGCCGCCCGTCATCGACCGGGTGAGTGTCGATGCCCGCGGCGTGTGGCGGATATCCGGCATGGTTCGGCACTTTATCGGAAGCGCGACATGCGACGTTCGGGCCACGCTGTGGGCATGCCGACGAACCGAGCTCCCGCACGCGGCTCAGCGATCACCTCGATGTCCTTCGGGCACGCGTGTGTGGACATCTATCAGGGCGCTGTCGCCGCGCTCGTGCCGTTCTTCGTCTCCGAACGCCACTACACCTACGCCGCGGCTTCCGGCATCGTCCTGGCCGCTTCGCTGCTGTCCTCCGTGATGCAGCCGCTGTTCGGTGCCCTGACCGACAGGAGGGCGATGCCCTGGCTGCTGCCGGTGAGCACGCTCGTCGGCGGGGTGGGCGTCGCGCTCAGTGGCCTCGGCCATTCCTATCCGCTGACTCTCGCGGTGATCGCCCTCGCCGGGACCGGGGTCGCGGCCT
Encoded proteins:
- a CDS encoding AraC family transcriptional regulator, giving the protein MPDIRHTPRASTLTRSMTGGEIIDAHRHDDHQIVYAGSGVVAVTTDRGTWFAPRTRAIWIPAGTVHTHQAHGHLDLHLLGLPVSDSPLGLSSPTALTVGPLLRELIVVCTRHGHDDSPERRRLRAVLCDQLRASPHQPVQLPTPVEPRLSAVCRMLRDDPADPRTLAALAAAAGVGERTLSRLFQAELGMTFPQWRTQLRLYHALRMLADGLPVTTIAHRCGWASASAFIDVFHRAFGYTPGSYHRRS